The genomic stretch CACGCACTCGGGCAAGCTGGCGGTGCACGACTCGGCGGCGGGCATCGCGACCGGCTACGTGGACGTGGTGGTGAACGTGGCGGCCGTGGCGGTGCTCACCCCCGGCACGCCGCTCACCGGCCTGGCGGCCCCCTCGGGAAGCGAGACGTTCTACTCGGTGGCCGTTCCCAGGGGGGTGACCAGCCTGACCATCAAGACCAGCGGCGGCACGGGCGACGCAGACCTGTACGTGCGCCAGGGCAACGCCCCCACCCTCATGGAGTACGACTGCCGACCCCTGATGGGCGGAAACGTCGAAGCGTGCACCGCCCAGTTCCCCGCCCCGGGCACGTACTACGTGATGCTTCGCGGCTCATCCAGCTACACGGGGGTCACCCTGTCCGCCGCGTTCGGCGGACCCCCGGCCGCTCCCGCCAGCCTTACGGCCGCCGTGGAGACGCCTACGTCGGTCCTGCTGAACTGGGCGGACCGCAGCGTGAACGAAACGTCCTTCACCGTGTCGCGCCGGTCGATGACGGGCGCGACCACCTGGACGGCCTGGCACGACGTGGCCACCCCGGTGGCGAACGCCACCAGCGCCTCCACCGGCGGCCTGACCGGCGACAGCACGTACCAGTTCCGCATCCGTTCCTGCGGCGCCGCGGGGTGCTCGGCATGGGCAGCCAGCGCGGCCATCACCATGCCCCCCGCCCCGCCCGGGCGGCCGGCGGCCCCGACCGGCGCGGCGGCGGCGGCCGTGTCCAACACCCGCCTCCGGGTGACGTGGACCGATGCCAGCAGCAACGAAACCTCGTTCAACGTCGCGCGCCGCATGCTGAACTGGTCCGACGGCACCCTGGGGCCGTCGCAGATCGTCGGCAGCCCGGCCCCGAACGCCACCGCCTTCGTGGACAGCACCGTGACCGCGGGGCAGACGTACCGCTACTACGTCCGCGCCTGCAACAGCGCGGGATGCTCGGCCTGGGCGTCCACGGCCAACATTGGGGCCCCCATCATTCCGATGCCGCCCACGGGCGTCACGGGCACGGTGGTTTCGGCCACCCAGGTGCAGGTTTCGTGGACCGACGCCAGCAGCACCGAGACGTCGTTCATCGTCTCTCGCCGGATGCTGAACCTGGACGGCACCTGGGCCGCGGCGCAGAAACTCGGCACTCCCCCGGCGAACGCCACCAGCTTCGCGGACGGCACCGCGACGGGTGGAAAGACGTATCGCTACTACGTCCGCGCCTGCAACGAGCGCGGCTGCTCCGACTGGGGCATCAGCGCCAACGTGGTGACCCCGGCCCCCTGACACGCGCCGGGTGGCAAGGGCACCAGAGAACCCCCATGGACGGTGTCCACGGGGGTTCTTCGTCCGGGGCCACCTCGCGCACGTCCATGGGCTGCCCGCGTCGGTGATGCAATGACGATATCCGGTGGCCATCTTGCGCGGCGAACGCCTTGCCCCGGTCTACCCGCGCGTGCGCGGCCTGATCGTCGGCGGAAGCGGCCCCGGCGCAAACGAAACGTCTTGTCCGCGGCGCGCCGGCGCATTATCCTGTCGCAGGCTGTTGCAGACGCGCATCGGCCGTCCCTCCCGCGGTCCCCCGTGAAAATCCACTGCCGTACGGCAATTCACGGGCGTAATGCCCCCGAACCGTCACCCACCGGACACTCCCTGCCGTGACGGGCGGGAATTCATTTCATCGCACCTTCTTTCCCGGAGCGCCGCCACATGAAAATCCCACGGTTCTTCCGCTCGCTCGCACCGCTAGCGGTGCTCGCGGCCTTCGCCGCGTGCGACCGCCCCACGGAGCCGCTCACCGGCGCGCGCGCGCGCGGCGACGCGGCCCCGCTGCTTTCCGCCGGCGCCGACGCCATCCCGGGCCGCTACGTCGTCGTTCTGAACAGCAGCGTGGCCAGCCCGTCCGCGGCGGCGCACGAGATGGTGCGGGCCCACGGCGGCCGGCTTCACTTCAGCTACTCGTCGGCCCTCAAGGGCTTCGCGGCCACCCTGAGCCCCGAGGCGGTGGAAGCGCTGCGGCGCGATCCCCAGGTGAAGTACGTGGCCCCCGACGCCTGGGCCTACCCCGTACAGACGCTGCAGCCCAACGCCACCTGGGGGCTGGACCGCATCGACCAGCGCGCGCTTCCGATGAACGGCACCTACGGGTACGGCCCCACCGGCGCCGGTGTTCGCGTGTACGTGATCGACAGCGGCATCCGCACCACGCACGCGCAGCTCGCCGGCCGCGCCAGCGTGGGCGCCGACTTCGTGGGCGACGGCCAGAACGGCCAGGACTGCAGGGGCCACGGCACCCACGTGGCCGGCACCATCGCGGGCACCACCCACGGGGTGGCCAAGGGCGCGCAGGTGATCTCCGTGCGCGTCTTCGGATGCACGGGCGGCGCTCCCTGGTCCACCATCATCGCCGCGGTGGACTGGGTCACGGCCAACGCGGTGAAGCCGGCGGTGGCGAACATGTCGCTGGGCGGCAGCGTGTACGCCCCCGCGAACGACGCCGTGACGGCCTCCATCGCCTCGGGCGTGACGTACGCGGTGTCGGCCGGCAACAGCACCGCCGATGCCTGCACCGCGTCTCCGGCGAGCACCCCCGGCGCCATCACCGTGGCCTCGAGCGACGCCGGTGACTTCCGTTCCTCCTTCTCCAACTGGGGAACGTGCGTCGACCTGTTCGCGCCGGGTTCCGCTGTCACGAGCACCTGGTTCACCACCGACTCCGCCACGAACACCATCAGCGGGACGTCGATGGCCGCACCTCACGTGGCGGGCGTGGCCGCGCTGTACCTGCAGGGCAATCCCACGGCGTCGCCGGCGGCCGTGGCCCAGGCCATCGACAGCAGCACGACCAGCGGAAGGATCAGCGACGCGATGGGCTCGCCCAACAAGCTGCTCTTCTCGCCGCTCACCGTCGAGACCCCGGCCCCGCGGATCGTCCTGGACCCCGGCGAGCTGTGGTTCACGTTCCTGCGGGTCCCGGCGGCGGCGGCTTCGGCCGCGATGGCCGACACCGGCGCCCCGCAGCTCTTCACGGCCAGCGGCGCGGGAGAGCCCAGGCAGGCACCCGGGAAGGCCGGTGCGCTCTACGCCGCCACGGTCGCCGACTCGGCCCTTTTCAGCCCCGTGAAGCTCACGAACGGCGGAACGGCCGCGCTGAACTGGACGGCATCCGTAGACCGCCCGTGGCTGGCGGCAGACCCCACGGAGGGTACCCTGAACGCCGGCTACGACGCCGTCCTGAACGCCACCGTTTCCGGCGCCTCGCTGGCCCTGGGCACTCACACGGGAACGCTGGCGGTGCACGACTCCGCGGCGGGCATCGCCACCGGCTACGTGGACGTGGTGGTGAACGTGGCCAACGTGGCTGTCCTTTCCCCGGGCACGCCGCGCACCGGCCTGTCGGGCGCCACGGACAGCGAGACGTTCTACTCGGTGACCGTCCCGAAGGGGGTGACCAGCCTGACCATCAAGACCAGCGGCGGCACGGGCGACGTGGACCTGTACGTGCGCCAGGGCAACGCCCCCACGCTCACGCACTACAACTGCCGGCCCTTCAGCGGCGGAAACGACGAGGAGTGCACCGCCCAGTTGCCCGCCGCGGGCACGTACTTCGTGATGCTTCGCGGCTGGTGGAGCTACGAGGGCGTCACCCTGTCCGCCACGTTCGGCGGGCCCCCGGCCGCCCCGGCCAGCCTGACGGCCGCAGTGGAGACGCCCACCTCGGTGCTGCTGAACTGGGCGGACCGCAGCGTGAACGAAACGTCCTTCACCCTGTCGCGCCGGGTGATGACGGGCCCGACCACCTGGACGGCCTGGCAGGACGTGGGCACCCCGGGGGCGAACGCCACCAGCGCCTCCAACGGCGGCCTGACCGGCGGCGGCACGTACCAGTACCGCATTCGTTCCTGCAACGCGGCGGGGTGCTCGGGATGGGCGGCCAGCGCGGCCGTCACCCTGCCCAGCCCCGCGCCGGTGGCGCCCGCGGCCCCCACGGGCGCGGCGGCGACCGCCGTGGCCAGCACCCGCATCCGGGTGACGTGGACCGACGCCAGCAGCAACGAAAGCTCGTTCAACGTCGCGCGCCGCATGCAGAACCCCGACGGCACCCTGGGGCCGTCCCAGATCGTCGGCAGCCCGGGCGCGAACGCCACCGCCTACGCCGACAGCACGGTGACCGCGGGGCAGACGTACCGCTTCTACGTCCGCGCCTGCAACAGCGCCGGGTGCTCGGCCTGGGCGTCCACGGCCAACGTTACGGCCCCCACCGTTCCGGCATCGCCCACCGGCGTCGCGGGCACGCCGCTTTCGGCCACGCAGGTGCAGGTTTCGTGGACCGACGCCAGCAGCAACGAGACGTCGTTCAACGTCTCGCGCCGGATGCTGAACCTGGACGGCACCTGGGCCCCGGCGCAGAACCTGGGCAGCCCCGCGGCCAACGCCACCAGCTTCGCGGACAGCGCCGCGACGGGTGGTAAGACCTACCGCTACTACGTCCGCGCCTGCAACGCGGCCGGCTGCTCCGCCTGGGGCATCAGCGGCAACGTGGTGACCCCGGCCCCGTGACACTCGCCGGGTAGCACGGGCACGAAAGAACCCCCATGGACGGTGTCCATGGGGGTTCTTCGTCTCGAGGCCCCGCTCAGTCCTGCCGGGGCTCCGGCGCGCGCACCGTGGGGTACGCGATGCCGAGCTGCTCCAGGTAGGTGCGGTAGCGCCTGGAATCGTAGTAGTACCTCCGCATCTGCGGCCGGTAGCGCTGCATGACCTGCGCGTTCATCTCCACCGGAGGCTGGTCGCCGGGGCGGATCAGCGGCTCGTACTTGATGTCGCGGGTCTGCACGTCGCGAAAGTAGCTCCACGCGCTGTCCACCAGCTCCGGCCGGGTGAACAGGTCCAGCAGCGTCATCGCGGTCGCCTTGGCCCCGGCGGTGGAGCCCTTGTGCGCGATGGGCGTGGCCATCGACACCGCGTTCGACCAGTGGTGCCCCGGCAGGTTGGGGATGTTGGCCGGATAGCGCAGGGTGATGGTGGGCACCACCCACGAGATGTCGCCGATGTCGTCGGACCCGCCGCCGCGGTTCTGCGCGGGCGGCACCCCGCTGTCGATCCTGGCCAGGGCCGTGTCCAGCCCCGGCGTGCTATCGTTCCCCAGCTCCCGCTGCAGGGCCCGGGCGAGCGCCTGGTCCGCGTCGTCCCACCGGGGCAGGCCCACGCGGCGGATGTTGTCGTACATCGCCAGGGCCACCGGGCGGTTGAAGTGCCGGGGCCACGCGGCGCCCAGCACCTGCACCGTATCCAGCGTGGTCCCCGTCATCAGCGTGGCCCCCTGGGCGATCTGGTTGCCGATCTCCCACAGCTCGCGGATGCGCGGATACTCGACCTCGCGGAAGTAGTACCATACCGCCGCCGTGCGCGGCACCACGTTGGGCTGGTCGCCGCCCTCCGTGATCACGTAGTGCGAGCGGTGCGGCAGGCGCAGGTGCTCGCGGCGGTAGTTCCACCCCGCGTTCATCAGTTCCACGGCATCCAGGGCGCTGCGCCCGCGCCAGGGCGCCCCCGCGGAGTGCGCCGTCTCTCCCTGAAAGCGGTACAGCACGCTCACCAGCCCGGTGCCGTCCGAAGGGCCGTAGGAGACGTTGAGGTTGCTCCCCACGTGGGTGAAGATGGTCACGTCCACGTCGCGGAAGAACCCCTCGCGGACGAACCAGGCCTTGGCCGCCACCAGCTCCTCGGCCACCCCGGGCCAGATGCGGATGGTTCCCCCGATCCGCTCGCGCTGCATCACCTTCCTGGTCGCGATCGCGGCGGTGATGACGACGGGGAGCCCGGAGTTGTGCCCCTCGCCATGCCCCGGCG from Longimicrobium sp. encodes the following:
- a CDS encoding S8 family serine peptidase is translated as MKIPRFFRSLAPLAVLAAFAACDRPTEPLTGARARGDAAPLLSAGADAIPGRYVVVLNSSVASPSAAAHEMVRAHGGRLHFSYSSALKGFAATLSPEAVEALRRDPQVKYVAPDAWAYPVQTLQPNATWGLDRIDQRALPMNGTYGYGPTGAGVRVYVIDSGIRTTHAQLAGRASVGADFVGDGQNGQDCRGHGTHVAGTIAGTTHGVAKGAQVISVRVFGCTGGAPWSTIIAAVDWVTANAVKPAVANMSLGGSVYAPANDAVTASIASGVTYAVSAGNSTADACTASPASTPGAITVASSDAGDFRSSFSNWGTCVDLFAPGSAVTSTWFTTDSATNTISGTSMAAPHVAGVAALYLQGNPTASPAAVAQAIDSSTTSGRISDAMGSPNKLLFSPLTVETPAPRIVLDPGELWFTFLRVPAAAASAAMADTGAPQLFTASGAGEPRQAPGKAGALYAATVADSALFSPVKLTNGGTAALNWTASVDRPWLAADPTEGTLNAGYDAVLNATVSGASLALGTHTGTLAVHDSAAGIATGYVDVVVNVANVAVLSPGTPRTGLSGATDSETFYSVTVPKGVTSLTIKTSGGTGDVDLYVRQGNAPTLTHYNCRPFSGGNDEECTAQLPAAGTYFVMLRGWWSYEGVTLSATFGGPPAAPASLTAAVETPTSVLLNWADRSVNETSFTLSRRVMTGPTTWTAWQDVGTPGANATSASNGGLTGGGTYQYRIRSCNAAGCSGWAASAAVTLPSPAPVAPAAPTGAAATAVASTRIRVTWTDASSNESSFNVARRMQNPDGTLGPSQIVGSPGANATAYADSTVTAGQTYRFYVRACNSAGCSAWASTANVTAPTVPASPTGVAGTPLSATQVQVSWTDASSNETSFNVSRRMLNLDGTWAPAQNLGSPAANATSFADSAATGGKTYRYYVRACNAAGCSAWGISGNVVTPAP
- a CDS encoding peptidase dimerization domain-containing protein, whose protein sequence is PGHGEGHNSGLPVVITAAIATRKVMQRERIGGTIRIWPGVAEELVAAKAWFVREGFFRDVDVTIFTHVGSNLNVSYGPSDGTGLVSVLYRFQGETAHSAGAPWRGRSALDAVELMNAGWNYRREHLRLPHRSHYVITEGGDQPNVVPRTAAVWYYFREVEYPRIRELWEIGNQIAQGATLMTGTTLDTVQVLGAAWPRHFNRPVALAMYDNIRRVGLPRWDDADQALARALQRELGNDSTPGLDTALARIDSGVPPAQNRGGGSDDIGDISWVVPTITLRYPANIPNLPGHHWSNAVSMATPIAHKGSTAGAKATAMTLLDLFTRPELVDSAWSYFRDVQTRDIKYEPLIRPGDQPPVEMNAQVMQRYRPQMRRYYYDSRRYRTYLEQLGIAYPTVRAPEPRQD